In the Campylobacter concisus genome, one interval contains:
- a CDS encoding dihydrolipoyl dehydrogenase family protein, whose translation MKYDIVIIGFGKAGKTLAVKAAALGKKVALVERSPKMYGGTCINVGCIPTKRLITAAKEAKFVNNSVESEYYTLSVENKNKLISALNAKNYAMLNDKENIDVIDGVGSFASENSVLVTTPSGEKKIIEGDFIIINIGSKETDTPFEVVSSNVFSSQTLLDLKNLPKHFVIIGSGFIGIEFASMFANFGSKVTIIGRSKLLKNEDDDIANSVKEALRVQGVEILEGCEIECIKENILNFKQNGEQRCLRADAFLIALGRVANVDDLNLKAAGVELNEKGFIKTNENLQTNVPNIYAVGDVRGGELFTYTSLDDFRIVYSQIFGDKKRNTKNRSIHANVLFTDTPLARVGVNAKEASKFGLNFKELKLSMATVPGAKVLNHDVGMLKAIVDAQSGEILGASFHCIYANELINEIAIAMNLKANANFFKNQIFTHPSISEALNDLFGQF comes from the coding sequence ATGAAATATGATATTGTAATTATTGGTTTTGGAAAAGCTGGCAAAACGCTAGCGGTTAAAGCTGCCGCACTTGGCAAAAAAGTGGCTCTTGTAGAGAGATCGCCAAAGATGTATGGAGGCACTTGCATAAATGTTGGCTGCATACCAACCAAACGTCTAATAACAGCCGCTAAAGAGGCAAAATTTGTAAATAATAGTGTCGAAAGCGAATATTACACGCTTAGTGTGGAAAATAAAAACAAGCTAATCTCGGCTCTTAATGCTAAAAACTATGCGATGCTAAATGATAAAGAAAATATCGATGTGATCGATGGTGTTGGCTCATTTGCTAGTGAAAATAGCGTACTTGTAACAACGCCAAGCGGCGAGAAAAAGATAATAGAGGGCGATTTTATTATCATAAATATTGGCTCAAAAGAGACAGATACTCCTTTTGAGGTTGTAAGCTCAAATGTATTTTCAAGCCAAACTTTGCTTGATCTAAAAAATTTACCAAAGCATTTTGTCATTATCGGTAGCGGTTTTATCGGTATAGAGTTTGCATCAATGTTTGCAAATTTTGGCTCAAAAGTGACTATTATAGGGCGTTCAAAACTACTTAAAAATGAAGATGATGATATAGCTAATAGCGTAAAAGAAGCTCTTAGAGTCCAAGGCGTTGAAATTTTAGAGGGTTGCGAGATAGAGTGCATTAAAGAGAATATATTAAATTTTAAGCAAAATGGCGAGCAAAGATGCCTTAGGGCTGATGCATTTTTGATCGCACTTGGCAGAGTAGCAAATGTAGATGATTTAAATTTAAAAGCTGCTGGAGTTGAGCTAAACGAAAAAGGCTTTATAAAGACAAATGAAAATCTTCAAACAAATGTGCCAAACATCTATGCGGTAGGCGACGTGCGTGGTGGAGAGCTTTTTACTTACACGAGCTTGGATGATTTTAGGATAGTTTATTCACAAATTTTTGGTGATAAAAAGAGAAATACTAAAAATAGAAGCATTCACGCAAATGTGCTATTTACTGATACTCCGCTAGCAAGAGTTGGAGTAAATGCAAAAGAGGCTAGTAAATTTGGGCTAAATTTTAAAGAGCTAAAGCTTAGCATGGCAACAGTACCAGGCGCAAAAGTATTAAATCACGATGTAGGCATGCTAAAAGCTATCGTTGATGCACAAAGTGGAGAAATTTTAGGAGCCAGCTTTCACTGCATCTATGCAAATGAGCTGATAAATGAAATTGCAATTGCGATGAATTTAAAAGCAAATGCAAATTTCTTTAAAAATCAAATTTTCACTCATCCAAGTATCAGTGAAGCACTAAATGACTTATTTGGACAATTTTAA
- a CDS encoding type II secretion system protein produces the protein MDHNALLIQLGYNVNETTTAQMCRILNNTDGLLPKSIIELNDHLKPHLCFVAMSGSEDRLKIKNVATVNEIKERVDEIIKNWANKYKMELKKINETTYYLMGKIRD, from the coding sequence ATGGATCATAATGCACTTTTAATCCAGCTTGGCTATAACGTCAATGAAACGACCACTGCTCAAATGTGTAGAATTTTAAACAATACTGATGGTCTTTTGCCAAAGAGCATAATTGAACTAAACGATCATTTAAAGCCACACCTTTGTTTTGTGGCGATGAGTGGAAGTGAAGATAGACTAAAGATAAAAAATGTAGCTACCGTTAATGAAATAAAAGAGCGAGTTGATGAGATCATAAAAAACTGGGCTAATAAATATAAAATGGAGCTAAAAAAGATAAATGAAACAACTTATTATTTAATGGGAAAGATAAGGGACTGA
- a CDS encoding tetratricopeptide repeat protein: MKKFIIFVFSVLLFWGCSLDQISQNFGLSEPPLDPEVEQIADAIYLYNEGNYPKACKRFYDYAKDGNVLAMQQTGICFRDGKGFSKDILRALFWFETAGRYGNIDGLRSAGYIYEYGLGVNKNLEKAIYFYEKATSLGSSEASYDLGLIYLGKNDYKKAIIYLDEACFKGKEEACMKLKEMKF, from the coding sequence ATGAAAAAATTTATCATTTTTGTGTTTAGTGTTTTACTATTTTGGGGATGTTCGTTAGATCAAATTTCACAAAATTTTGGCCTTAGTGAGCCACCACTTGATCCAGAGGTCGAGCAAATAGCAGACGCCATCTATCTATACAATGAAGGCAACTATCCAAAGGCTTGTAAGAGATTTTATGATTATGCAAAAGATGGAAATGTTCTAGCCATGCAGCAAACTGGCATTTGCTTTCGTGACGGCAAAGGCTTTAGCAAGGATATCTTAAGGGCACTTTTTTGGTTTGAGACAGCTGGCAGATACGGCAACATAGACGGACTAAGAAGTGCTGGATATATATACGAATACGGCCTTGGGGTCAATAAAAATTTAGAAAAAGCGATATATTTTTATGAAAAAGCTACAAGCCTTGGCTCAAGCGAGGCTAGCTACGATCTGGGGCTTATCTATCTAGGTAAAAATGACTATAAGAAAGCAATAATTTATCTTGATGAGGCTTGCTTTAAAGGCAAAGAAGAAGCGTGCATGAAGCTAAAAGAGATGAAATTTTAG
- the prfB gene encoding peptide chain release factor 2 — translation MDSYEYNELLKKLQTKVENIGSIVKPEEIKARLKEIETTEQDPDFWQDIAKAGALNKEKTKISNMLAKFNDANQAVSDAKELFELANSENDEDTINSLFDDAKNLDEKIVNLEISMLLSGEDDGKNAIVSIHPGAGGTESNDWASMLYRMYLRFCEREGFKVETLDFQEGDEAGLKDVSFIVKGENAYGYFKAENGIHRLVRTSPFDSAGRRHTSFSSVMVSPEIDDDIEIEIEEKDLKIDTYRASGAGGQHVNKTESAIRITHIPTGIVVQCQNDRSQHKNRATAMKMLKSRLYELELMKQQEASNSVEKSEIGWGHQIRSYVLFPYQQVKDNRSGEAFSQTDAILDGDIKKMIEGVLIAQKAEG, via the coding sequence TTGGATAGTTACGAATATAACGAGCTTTTAAAGAAGCTACAAACAAAAGTTGAAAACATAGGCTCTATCGTAAAGCCTGAGGAGATCAAGGCTAGACTTAAAGAGATAGAGACCACTGAGCAAGACCCTGACTTTTGGCAAGATATCGCTAAAGCTGGGGCGCTAAATAAAGAAAAAACTAAAATTTCAAATATGCTTGCAAAATTTAACGACGCTAATCAGGCAGTAAGTGATGCAAAGGAGCTTTTTGAGCTAGCAAATTCTGAAAATGATGAGGATACTATAAATTCTTTATTTGATGACGCTAAAAATTTAGATGAAAAGATAGTAAATTTAGAAATTTCTATGCTTTTAAGTGGCGAAGATGATGGTAAAAACGCGATTGTATCGATCCATCCAGGAGCTGGTGGCACTGAGAGTAATGACTGGGCCAGCATGCTTTATAGGATGTATCTTAGATTTTGCGAGCGCGAAGGCTTTAAGGTCGAGACTCTTGACTTTCAAGAGGGTGATGAGGCTGGGCTAAAGGATGTGAGCTTTATAGTAAAAGGTGAAAATGCCTATGGGTACTTCAAGGCAGAAAATGGCATTCACAGGCTCGTTCGCACAAGTCCATTTGATAGCGCAGGGCGCCGTCATACGAGCTTTTCAAGTGTCATGGTAAGCCCTGAAATAGATGATGACATAGAGATCGAGATCGAGGAAAAAGATCTAAAGATAGACACTTATAGAGCCAGTGGCGCGGGCGGTCAGCACGTAAATAAGACTGAATCAGCCATCCGTATCACGCACATACCAACTGGCATCGTCGTGCAGTGCCAAAACGACCGCAGCCAGCACAAAAATAGAGCTACAGCGATGAAAATGTTAAAGTCGCGCCTTTACGAGCTTGAGCTGATGAAGCAGCAAGAGGCGAGCAATAGCGTCGAAAAGAGTGAGATCGGCTGGGGACATCAGATAAGATCATACGTGCTTTTTCCGTATCAGCAAGTAAAAGATAACCGCAGTGGCGAGGCATTTTCGCAAACTGACGCGATACTTGATGGGGATATCAAAAAGATGATAGAGGGCGTTTTGATCGCTCAAAAGGCTGAGGGGTAG
- the panC gene encoding pantoate--beta-alanine ligase: protein MQIIRTIKELQNFVSSTSAKIGFVPTMGALHDGHVSLIKKCVSENEISIVSTFVNPTQFLPGEDLDKYPRNEQNDIKVCEQNGVSAIFIPDSGELYFEDEPLIVAPKKLSTILEGKTRPGHFDGVLRVLNKLFCLTRANSVYMGKKDTQQLIIVQNMIKTFFLNIELVACDIVREPDGLALSSRNVYICDEDKCNALRLSRSLNKAQNLIQNGEEDASEIKTKMLEVLEPLKVDYVAITDRNLNEISKVEKNNTIILVAAYVGKTRLIDNIWI from the coding sequence ATGCAAATCATAAGAACTATAAAAGAACTTCAAAATTTCGTCTCTAGCACAAGCGCAAAGATCGGTTTTGTGCCGACCATGGGCGCACTTCATGACGGACACGTTAGCCTTATCAAAAAATGTGTGAGCGAAAATGAGATAAGTATCGTCTCAACATTCGTTAATCCAACTCAATTTTTACCAGGCGAAGATCTGGACAAATATCCAAGAAACGAGCAAAATGACATCAAAGTTTGCGAGCAAAACGGTGTTAGCGCTATTTTTATTCCAGATTCTGGTGAGCTTTACTTTGAAGATGAGCCGCTCATAGTCGCTCCAAAGAAGCTTTCAACTATTTTAGAGGGCAAAACTAGGCCAGGACACTTTGACGGCGTCTTAAGAGTGCTAAATAAGCTATTTTGCCTAACTCGTGCAAATAGCGTCTATATGGGCAAAAAAGATACGCAACAACTAATCATCGTGCAAAATATGATAAAGACATTTTTCCTAAACATCGAGCTAGTTGCTTGCGATATCGTTAGAGAGCCGGACGGACTTGCACTTTCAAGTAGAAATGTCTATATCTGCGACGAAGATAAATGTAATGCTCTAAGGCTTTCAAGATCGCTAAATAAAGCACAAAATTTGATCCAAAACGGCGAAGAGGACGCAAGCGAGATCAAAACAAAGATGCTTGAAGTGCTAGAGCCGTTAAAGGTTGATTATGTCGCTATTACGGATAGAAATTTAAATGAAATTTCAAAAGTGGAAAAAAATAACACCATCATTTTAGTAGCAGCTTATGTTGGCAAAACTAGGCTAATAGATAATATCTGGATATAA
- the rimO gene encoding 30S ribosomal protein S12 methylthiotransferase RimO, producing MPKLHLISLGCNKNLVDSEIMLGRLQNYDITDDISDADVIIVNTCGFIKSAKEESIQTILEMHEARKNGSLLVVTGCLMQRYKDELIKELPEVDLFTGVADYDKIDEIILKKQNLFSPQTYLQANEERVITGSNYHAYIKISEGCNQKCSFCAIPTFKGKLKSRSLENIVNEVKNLVKKGYYDFSFLSQDSSSYMRDHGVSDGLINLIDEIEKIKGVRRARILYLYPSTTSKELIERIIASPLFHNYFDMPIQHISENMLKIMKRGSGAKKIKELLNLMRNAENSFLRTGVIVGHPGESEENFEELCEFLEEFKFDRISAFAYSKEEDTASFDMEQIPAKIISKRLNKIEKITKKSINESLQKEIGKQIYASLEGESSEGEMFYAAKKDIWDKDIDGEILINESDVKELEIGSLYLCEVTDVVDQKLIAKIIKKAK from the coding sequence ATGCCAAAACTTCACTTAATTTCACTTGGCTGTAATAAAAATTTAGTTGATTCAGAAATAATGCTTGGTAGATTGCAAAACTACGATATTACCGATGACATCAGCGATGCCGACGTCATCATCGTAAATACCTGCGGCTTTATCAAATCCGCCAAAGAAGAGAGCATACAAACCATACTTGAGATGCACGAAGCTCGTAAAAATGGCTCTTTACTAGTAGTGACTGGCTGTCTTATGCAGCGCTACAAAGATGAGCTAATAAAAGAGTTGCCAGAGGTTGATCTCTTTACCGGTGTGGCTGACTACGACAAGATCGATGAGATCATCTTAAAAAAGCAAAATTTATTTAGCCCGCAAACTTATCTGCAAGCAAATGAAGAGCGTGTGATAACTGGCTCAAACTATCACGCTTACATCAAAATTTCAGAGGGCTGTAACCAAAAATGTAGTTTTTGTGCGATACCGACATTTAAAGGAAAACTAAAATCACGCTCGCTCGAAAATATCGTAAATGAGGTCAAAAATCTAGTCAAAAAAGGCTACTACGACTTTAGCTTTTTATCTCAAGACTCAAGCTCATATATGCGTGATCATGGCGTTAGCGACGGACTAATAAATTTAATAGACGAGATAGAAAAGATAAAGGGCGTAAGAAGGGCCAGGATACTCTACCTATATCCAAGTACGACTAGCAAGGAGCTAATTGAGCGCATCATCGCCTCGCCACTCTTTCACAACTACTTTGATATGCCGATCCAACACATCAGTGAAAATATGCTAAAAATAATGAAGCGTGGAAGCGGTGCTAAAAAGATAAAAGAGCTTTTAAATTTGATGAGAAATGCCGAGAATTCATTTTTGCGAACTGGTGTCATCGTTGGTCATCCAGGAGAGAGCGAGGAGAATTTTGAGGAGCTTTGCGAATTTTTAGAAGAGTTTAAATTTGATAGAATTTCAGCCTTTGCCTACTCAAAAGAAGAGGACACTGCATCTTTTGACATGGAGCAAATCCCAGCTAAGATTATCTCAAAAAGACTAAATAAGATAGAAAAAATCACTAAAAAATCGATAAATGAGAGCTTGCAAAAAGAGATTGGCAAGCAAATTTATGCTTCTCTTGAGGGCGAAAGTAGCGAGGGCGAGATGTTTTATGCAGCCAAAAAAGACATCTGGGATAAAGATATAGACGGCGAAATTTTAATAAATGAAAGCGATGTAAAAGAGCTTGAGATCGGCTCACTCTACCTTTGTGAGGTCACTGACGTGGTCGATCAAAAACTGATCGCTAAAATCATCAAAAAAGCAAAATGA
- the tilS gene encoding tRNA lysidine(34) synthetase TilS — protein MISQNVREKLNSGANLLAFSHGIDSTALFYILEEAGIKFDLAMVDYNIREQSKSEIKSAKELADKFGKKIYTKSVFLDNSNFEKNAREARYEFFGEICQKFGYENLILAHQFDDKFEWFLMQLSKGAGLKELFGMSELEKRKHFWLVRPLLNLRKKELQNYLGERNLHYFIDDTNLKGELKRSFMRLNFSEPFLDRYFSGVQKSFEFLEADRQILMPNIIKISDEIFIIKNDSNAIRGVDMVAKELNVLPSKAQKDELSTNLAKQTSVVLSGKIAVGYADTYLLVTPFCKAIMPKIFKEKARILKIPAINRGYLFAINFDLSKIKF, from the coding sequence ATGATAAGCCAAAATGTGAGAGAAAAGCTAAACTCAGGTGCAAACCTGCTTGCCTTCTCGCACGGCATCGATAGCACCGCACTTTTTTACATTTTAGAAGAGGCTGGGATCAAATTTGATCTAGCAATGGTTGATTACAATATTCGAGAGCAAAGCAAAAGTGAGATAAAAAGTGCAAAAGAACTCGCAGATAAATTTGGTAAAAAAATTTATACTAAAAGCGTTTTTTTAGATAATTCAAATTTTGAAAAAAATGCGCGCGAGGCAAGATATGAGTTTTTTGGAGAAATTTGCCAAAAATTTGGCTACGAAAATTTAATCCTAGCGCATCAGTTTGATGATAAATTTGAGTGGTTTTTGATGCAGCTTAGTAAGGGTGCTGGACTAAAAGAGCTCTTTGGCATGAGCGAGCTTGAAAAGAGAAAGCACTTCTGGCTAGTTAGGCCGCTTTTAAATTTACGCAAAAAAGAGCTTCAAAACTATCTTGGTGAGAGAAATTTACACTATTTTATCGATGATACAAATTTAAAAGGCGAGTTAAAAAGGAGCTTCATGAGGCTAAATTTTAGTGAGCCATTTTTGGATAGATATTTTAGTGGCGTACAAAAGAGCTTTGAGTTTTTAGAAGCCGATAGACAAATTTTAATGCCAAATATCATAAAAATAAGTGATGAAATTTTTATCATAAAAAATGATAGTAATGCGATACGAGGCGTTGATATGGTGGCAAAAGAGCTAAACGTGCTTCCAAGTAAAGCGCAAAAAGATGAGCTAAGCACAAATTTGGCAAAGCAAACAAGCGTGGTGCTAAGTGGCAAGATCGCTGTCGGATACGCAGACACTTACCTTCTAGTAACTCCATTTTGCAAAGCCATAATGCCAAAAATTTTTAAAGAGAAGGCTAGAATTTTAAAAATTCCAGCTATAAATAGAGGCTATCTTTTTGCTATAAATTTTGATTTATCAAAAATTAAATTCTAA
- a CDS encoding ribose-phosphate pyrophosphokinase has translation MRGYKIFSGTANIELSKKISQYLSLPLSEASIKRFSDGEISVQIGESVRGKDVFVIQPTCAPTNTNLMELLILTDALRRSSASSITAIVPYFGYARQDRKAAPRVPITAKLVANMMQTAGIDRVVTMDLHAGQIQGFFDIPVDNLYGSIIFNDYVRAKNLPNPIVASPDVGGVARARALAKNLNLDMVIVDKRREKANESEVMNIIGDVNGKDVILVDDMIDTAGTIVKAAEIFKERGATSVMAFCTHPVLSGPAYDRLRLGFLDELVVTDTIPLAEELPCIKVLSAASLFGEVIRRVYHNESVNSLF, from the coding sequence ATGAGAGGCTATAAAATTTTCTCAGGAACGGCTAATATTGAGCTTTCAAAGAAAATTTCGCAATATCTTTCACTTCCTCTTAGCGAGGCAAGTATAAAAAGATTTAGCGATGGAGAGATCAGCGTGCAAATCGGCGAGAGCGTGCGCGGAAAAGATGTTTTTGTCATTCAGCCAACATGTGCACCGACAAATACAAATTTAATGGAGCTACTTATCTTAACTGACGCTTTAAGACGCAGTAGCGCAAGCTCTATAACAGCGATTGTGCCGTATTTTGGCTACGCTAGACAAGATAGAAAAGCAGCTCCTAGAGTGCCGATCACTGCAAAACTAGTGGCAAATATGATGCAAACAGCAGGCATCGATAGAGTCGTCACTATGGATCTTCACGCAGGACAAATTCAAGGATTTTTTGATATTCCGGTTGATAACCTTTATGGAAGTATCATTTTTAATGACTACGTAAGAGCTAAAAATTTACCAAATCCAATCGTTGCAAGCCCTGATGTAGGCGGCGTGGCTCGTGCTAGAGCCTTAGCTAAAAATCTAAATCTTGACATGGTTATCGTAGATAAGCGCCGCGAAAAAGCAAACGAGAGCGAAGTGATGAATATAATCGGTGACGTAAACGGCAAAGACGTGATCTTGGTCGATGATATGATCGATACAGCTGGTACTATTGTAAAAGCAGCTGAAATTTTTAAAGAGCGTGGTGCAACTAGCGTTATGGCGTTTTGTACACACCCAGTTCTTAGCGGACCAGCTTACGATAGGCTAAGACTAGGCTTTTTGGATGAGCTAGTAGTAACAGATACCATCCCTCTAGCTGAGGAGCTTCCTTGTATAAAAGTGCTAAGTGCGGCTTCTTTATTTGGAGAAGTGATACGCCGTGTATATCACAATGAAAGCGTAAATAGCTTATTTTAA
- a CDS encoding DUF488 domain-containing protein, translating to MFKAYRIYDFIKDDSLDMKAAFVDRLYPRGIRKEIFSNFFWLKDITPSTALREWFHEDREARFDEFCEKFELELDNEKAQSCFKMLKKLEKEHGDIALLTASKDINLCHIVVLLKILNK from the coding sequence ATGTTTAAAGCTTATAGAATTTATGATTTTATCAAAGATGATAGTTTGGATATGAAGGCGGCTTTTGTTGATAGACTCTATCCAAGAGGCATAAGAAAAGAGATATTTTCAAATTTTTTTTGGTTAAAAGATATCACACCAAGCACTGCTTTAAGAGAGTGGTTTCATGAAGATAGAGAAGCTAGATTTGATGAGTTTTGTGAGAAATTTGAGCTCGAGCTTGATAATGAAAAAGCACAATCTTGCTTTAAAATGCTAAAAAAACTAGAAAAAGAGCATGGCGATATAGCACTTCTAACAGCTAGCAAAGATATAAATCTTTGCCATATCGTTGTGTTATTAAAAATTTTAAATAAGTAG
- a CDS encoding pyridoxamine kinase, translated as MKRILTIQDISCVGKCSLTVALPIISAQGIEACILPTALLSTHTGFKNFTFRDLTDEFDAVTQVWHKENIAFDGIYTGFLGSFSQLELIEKIFNEFRDSAPLILVDPCMGDNGKLYHGFDEKFVMKMRELCTKAHVITPNITEASFMCGMPFLGSDYTQDYILELLESLASFGARKIVLKGIRYKQNECGIIAYDAKTKEKVEYFHEFLPFHTSGTGDIFASVLFGSLINGESMQNSIKKAANFVLSSIKVTLKDKNRTWYGVQFEKVLGTLAK; from the coding sequence ATGAAAAGAATCCTTACAATACAAGATATCTCGTGTGTTGGCAAATGTTCCCTTACCGTCGCGCTTCCGATAATTAGCGCTCAAGGCATTGAGGCGTGCATATTGCCTACTGCGCTGCTTTCGACTCATACTGGCTTTAAAAATTTCACATTTCGTGATCTGACTGATGAATTTGACGCGGTAACACAAGTATGGCACAAAGAAAATATCGCATTTGATGGAATTTATACTGGATTTTTAGGCAGCTTTAGCCAGCTTGAGCTGATAGAGAAAATTTTTAATGAGTTTAGAGACTCTGCTCCACTAATACTTGTAGATCCTTGCATGGGCGACAATGGCAAGCTCTATCATGGGTTTGATGAAAAATTTGTTATGAAAATGCGTGAGCTTTGCACAAAGGCTCACGTCATCACGCCAAATATAACTGAAGCAAGCTTTATGTGCGGGATGCCGTTTTTAGGCAGTGACTATACGCAAGATTATATTTTAGAGTTGCTTGAAAGCTTGGCTAGTTTTGGAGCTAGAAAGATCGTGCTAAAGGGCATTAGATACAAGCAAAATGAATGCGGCATCATAGCTTACGACGCAAAGACAAAAGAGAAAGTAGAGTATTTTCACGAATTTTTGCCATTTCATACGAGCGGAACCGGAGATATATTTGCTTCTGTGCTTTTTGGCTCACTTATAAATGGTGAAAGCATGCAAAATTCTATCAAAAAGGCAGCAAATTTTGTGCTTAGTAGCATTAAAGTCACGCTAAAAGATAAGAACCGCACATGGTATGGTGTGCAGTTTGAAAAGGTGCTTGGCACTCTTGCGAAATAG
- a CDS encoding radical SAM protein, translating into MSLGIDLSPKQKSCNFDCVYCELSGAKTVNAIQDPPSVEEILVALKDALRTHQNIDVITLTANGEPTLYPYLQELINEINKLKGSSKTLILSNGSGVRDPKICEALSGLDIVKFSLDSAVQSTFKKIDRNKSGIEVNELIKAMAKFRKEFKGELVLEILVVAGFNDKKSEFEALNVAINEIAPHRVDIGTVDRPPAYNVNGVDAKKLEELAEQISGVPVNIVKTHKIEQKYNFSEDEILEMLKRRPQTIANVEENFSEHSKQILNKLLQQDMVYLADVAGVKFYKLRA; encoded by the coding sequence ATGAGTCTTGGCATAGATCTAAGCCCTAAGCAAAAATCATGTAATTTTGACTGTGTTTATTGTGAGCTAAGTGGCGCAAAAACAGTCAACGCGATACAAGATCCGCCAAGTGTTGAAGAAATTTTAGTGGCTTTAAAAGATGCCTTGCGTACTCATCAAAACATCGATGTTATTACACTTACAGCAAATGGCGAACCAACTCTTTACCCATACTTGCAAGAGCTAATTAACGAGATAAATAAGCTAAAAGGCAGTTCAAAAACACTTATTTTGAGTAATGGCTCAGGCGTGCGTGATCCAAAAATTTGTGAAGCGCTAAGTGGGCTTGATATAGTGAAATTTAGCCTGGATAGCGCGGTGCAAAGTACTTTTAAAAAGATAGACCGCAACAAAAGCGGCATAGAAGTAAATGAACTTATAAAAGCAATGGCTAAATTTCGTAAGGAATTTAAGGGCGAGCTTGTGCTTGAAATTTTAGTCGTAGCTGGCTTTAATGATAAAAAAAGTGAGTTTGAAGCACTTAATGTGGCGATAAATGAGATAGCTCCACACCGAGTAGATATTGGTACGGTAGATCGCCCACCAGCCTATAATGTAAATGGCGTAGACGCTAAAAAGTTAGAGGAGTTAGCCGAGCAGATAAGTGGCGTGCCAGTTAATATCGTCAAAACTCACAAGATAGAGCAAAAATATAACTTTAGTGAGGATGAAATTTTAGAAATGCTGAAACGTCGTCCGCAAACTATCGCAAATGTTGAAGAAAATTTCTCAGAACACTCAAAGCAAATTTTAAACAAGCTCTTGCAACAAGATATGGTTTATCTAGCCGATGTTGCTGGAGTAAAATTTTACAAACTAAGAGCATAA
- the hemE gene encoding uroporphyrinogen decarboxylase produces the protein MIFIDACLKKPTPYTPVWMMRQAGRYLPEYMRVRAQAGDFLSLCKDYKKASEVTLQPVEILGVDAAILFSDILVVPLEMGMDLRFEKGEGPVFTKPLRDQAALDALSIEKSVKNLAYVYDTIKLTRENLAKDKALIGFCGAPWTIATYMIEGGGSKNYAICKKMLYENPEFLHQILEKVTQALILYVKEQIKAGVNAVQIFDSWAAALEEQAYFEFGFNYINKIVDNVKAEFPEIPVIVFPKGISGYLDKISGNFDVFGVDWSTPIELAKAKLSPRYVLQGNMEPTRLYSKKAIDEGVDKILSTMKGVPHIFNLGHGILPDVPVKNAKYFIKQVQTKSAR, from the coding sequence ATGATTTTTATAGACGCTTGTCTTAAAAAACCTACCCCTTATACGCCTGTTTGGATGATGCGCCAAGCTGGTAGATATTTGCCAGAGTATATGCGAGTACGTGCGCAAGCAGGGGATTTTTTATCGCTTTGCAAAGACTACAAAAAGGCTAGCGAAGTCACGCTTCAACCAGTTGAAATCCTTGGTGTTGATGCGGCAATTTTATTTAGCGACATCCTTGTCGTGCCACTTGAAATGGGTATGGATCTGCGTTTTGAAAAAGGTGAGGGGCCTGTTTTTACAAAGCCTTTGCGTGATCAAGCCGCACTTGATGCACTTAGTATCGAAAAGTCGGTAAAAAATTTAGCATATGTCTATGATACGATCAAACTAACACGTGAAAATTTAGCCAAAGATAAGGCGCTCATTGGCTTTTGCGGCGCTCCGTGGACGATAGCTACATATATGATAGAGGGTGGCGGCAGCAAAAACTATGCGATCTGCAAAAAAATGCTCTATGAAAATCCAGAATTCCTACATCAAATCTTAGAAAAAGTGACGCAAGCTCTTATTTTATATGTCAAAGAGCAGATAAAAGCTGGTGTAAATGCAGTGCAAATTTTTGACAGCTGGGCGGCTGCGCTTGAAGAGCAGGCTTATTTTGAGTTTGGATTTAACTACATAAACAAGATAGTTGATAACGTTAAGGCTGAGTTTCCAGAAATTCCAGTCATCGTTTTCCCAAAAGGAATAAGTGGCTATCTGGATAAAATTTCAGGAAACTTTGATGTTTTTGGCGTTGATTGGAGTACACCGATCGAGCTAGCCAAAGCAAAACTTAGCCCAAGATACGTCCTTCAAGGCAATATGGAGCCAACTAGACTTTATAGCAAAAAGGCGATAGATGAAGGTGTGGATAAAATTTTAAGTACAATGAAAGGCGTGCCTCATATTTTTAACCTCGGTCACGGAATCTTACCAGATGTGCCAGTTAAAAATGCAAAATATTTCATAAAACAGGTGCAAACAAAAAGTGCAAGGTAA